One genomic window of Solanum dulcamara chromosome 12, daSolDulc1.2, whole genome shotgun sequence includes the following:
- the LOC129877297 gene encoding probable protein phosphatase 2C 43, translating into MFSWLVRTVSACWRPLSRYVPMSKDEDDVLGGEDDPLLWCRDLEKHSCGEFSFSVVQANQVCEDHSQVDTGREGTFVGVYDGHGGPDASRFVRDHLFLHLIKLARENATIDEEVLKNAFAATEDGFLSHVRRAFGITPSIASKGCCCLVGVIWKGTLYVANLGDSRAVLGHIGRSNKIVAEQLTKDHNASIEEVRKELMSLHPDDSHIVAHVEGTWRVKGIIQVSRSIGDAYLKKTEFALGPDFPRFHLKEPLRRPILRADPSVCSRNLQPADRFLIFASDGLWELLSNQKAVEIVHNNPREGIARRLIVSALDVAARRRKLKYDDLKKYDKGVRRAFHDDITVVVVFMDHEILNDELPVPEMSVRGFVDTHGPSDFNILQEVATKTNSHS; encoded by the exons ATGTTTTCTTGGTTGGTAAGGACAGTATCAGCTTGTTGGCGACCTTTAAGTCGATATGTCCCTATGAGCAAGGATGAAGATGATGTTCTGGGAGGTGAAGATGACCCATTGCTATGGTGTAGAGATCTTGAGAAACATTCATGTGGGGAGTTCTCCTTTTCTGTGGTCCAGGCTAATCAAGTATGTGAAGATCATAGCCAGGTTGATACAGGTCGTGAAGGTACCTTTGTTGGGGTTTATGATGGCCATGGTGGCCCTGATGCTTCAAGATTTGTCCGTGATCACCTTTTCCTTCATTTAATAA AGCTTGCTCGAGAAAATGCAACAATAGATGAAGAAGTCCTTAAAAATGCCTTTGCTGCAACTGAAGATGGCTTCCTTTCTCATGTGAGAAGGGCATTTGGTATTACACCATCAATTGCGTCTAAGGGGTGCTGCTGTCTGGTTGGTGTTATCTGGAAAGGGACATTATATGTTGCTAACCTGGGGGACTCTAGAGCAGTATTAGGTCATATAGGAAGATCCAATAAGATTGTTGCTGAGCAATTGACTAAGGATCATAATGCCAGTATCGAGGAGGTTAGGAAGGAACTGATGTCTTTGCACCCAGACGATTCACACATTGTGGCTCATGTCGAGGGAACATGGCGCGTTAAAGGCATTATACAG GTATCTAGATCAATTGGAGATGCATATCTGAAGAAGACAGAATTTGCTCTTGGTCCAGATTTCCCACGATTCCACCTTAAAGAACCTCTTAGGCGGCCAATACTAAGAGCTGATCCATCTGTGTGTTCAAGAAACTTACAACCAGCTGATAGATTTCTTATATTTGCTTCTGATGGGCTGTGGGAACTCTTAAGCAATCAAAAGGCTGTGGAAATTGTGCACAACAACCCTAGAGAG GGCATAGCTAGAAGACTAATTGTATCGGCCCTGGATGTGGCAGCACGTAGAAGAAAGTTGAAGTATGATGACCTTAAGAAGTATGACAAAGGTGTCAGGAGGGCCTTTCATGATGATATAACAGTCGTTGTCGTCTTTATGGATCACGAGATACTGAATGACGAATTACCTGTGCCTGAAATGTCAGTTCGAGGATTTGTAGACACTCATGGACCATCAGATTTTAATATTCTGCAAGAGGTTGCTACGAAGACGAACTCACACAGCTGA